In one Buteo buteo chromosome 10, bButBut1.hap1.1, whole genome shotgun sequence genomic region, the following are encoded:
- the LOC142035792 gene encoding butyrophilin subfamily 1 member A1-like, producing the protein MSSEPPGCAPVKRMLSSFHLRCSLLAFIICGLVFQVHELQSALLNVTGPPGPITVAMGEDVVLPCRFSPEQRAQDTEVTWFREHFSPFVHRYKGGQDQYGEQMLQYQGRTELLKDGLANGSVDLKIFRVQLSDRGNYTCFIHRDSDYDEAVVELKVTASGSAPLITLERYQDGGIRVACRSAGWYPQPQVLWQDPHGRHLPSLSENVTQDKSGLFAAESSIILTRGTNQKLSCSVRHVLHSQEQGSAFYISDPFFHNAHPWMTALCVVLVAAVILLIIAAYLFKIKGKHEQKIAMQAAALKDRDAEIEKQAEELAWRKYAVPIEEVKVVLDPDTAHCDLVLSDDCKSVKREDTLQDLPDIPERFNPWRCVLGREGFTSGRYYWEVEVVDGGGWTVGVSRQDVKRKGDIEFKPEQGIWALGQWAGHFQALTSPNRTLLPEIQTPKRIRVSLDYEEGRVTFFSVDEEIPIFTFPLASFEGISVHPWVWLGPGTWLKMCP; encoded by the exons ctctgctcaatGTGACAGGACCCCCTGGCCCCATCACCGTGGCCATGGGTGAGGATGTGGTGTTGCCCTGCCGCTTCTCCCCGGAGCAGAGGGCGCAGGACACGGAGGTGACCTGGTTTCGGGAACACTTCTCGCCCTTCGTGCATCGCTACAAGGGGGGCCAGGACCAGTATGGGGAGCAGATGCTTCAATACCAAGGGCGCACCGAGCTGCTGAAGGACGGCCTCGCCAACGGCAGCGTGGACTTGAAAATTTTCCGTGTCCAATTGTCTGACAGAGGGAATTACACCTGCTTTATTCACCGTGACTCGGATTACGATGAGGCTGTGGTGGAGCTGAAGGTGACAG CCAGCGGCTCTGCCCCGCTCATCACGCTGGAGCGCTACCAGGACGGGGGAATCCGGGTGGCCTGTCGCTCGGCCGGCTGGTACCCGCAGCCCCAGGTGCTGTGGCAAGATCCCCACGGGCGGCATCTCCCATCCCTCTCAGAAAACGTTACCCAGGATAAGAGCGGACTCTTTGCAGCGGAAAGCAGCATAATCCTCACCAGGGGCACGAACCAGAAACTCTCCTGCTCGGTTCGACATGTCCTGCACAGTCAAGAACAGGGATCAGCTTTTTACATATCAG ATCCCTTTTTCCACAACGCCCATCCTTGGATGACTGCCTTGTGTGTGGTCCTGGTTGCTGCGGTCATTCTCCTTATTATTGCTGCttatctatttaaaattaaag GAAAGCATGAGCAAAAAATAG cgATGCAAGCGGCAGCACTGA AGGACCGTGATGCAGAAATCG agaaacaagCTGAGGAACTTG catggAGAAAATACGCAGTGCCTATAGAAGAAG TGAAGGTGGTTCTGGATCCAGACACAGCCCACTGTGACCTTGTCCTGTCTGACGACTGCAAAAGTGTGAAACGAGAAGACACGCTGCAGGACCTCCCCGACATCCCTGAGAGATTTAACCCGTGGCGCTGTGTGCTGGGCCGTGAAGGCTTCACCTCGGGGAGATACTACTgggaggtggaggtggtggATGGAGGAGGATGGACTGTGGGCGTCTCTCGACAAGATGTGAAAAGGAAGGGTGATATTGAGTTTAAACCTGAGCAGGGCATCTGGGCACTGGGGCAGTGGGCAGGGCACTTCCAAGCTCTCACGTCCCCTAATCGCACTCTCCTTCCTGAAATCCAGACTCCCAAGCGGATCAGGGTCTCTCTGGATTACGAAGAGGGACGGgttacatttttcagtgttgACGAGGAGATTCCCATCTTCACATTTCCACTGGCATCATTCGAGGGGATAAGCGTCCACCCTTGGGTCTGGCTGGGTCCTGGGACGTGGCTCAAAATGTGTCCCTGA
- the GP1BA gene encoding platelet glycoprotein Ib alpha chain isoform X1 has product MGLAAQEAAAPFPQLCVLIEGLGSPPASAAARAAPGPWAGGRQSGRRANAGRSTAMQVPALLLLILPALLPPAGTTDPSQPCPSEMNSVKDLLEVNCTGQGLSTVPAGLPEDAGILLLNANHLVSLSTEVFQNLINLQDLDLSNNRLVSLHIKHPLQSLKELILSHNELGALPALKGLPKLTHLAVANNSLVTLAPRSFSAVPHLKDLDLRGNQLRTLPQEVFAGLTALEDLDISDNHLEELPKELLQDLQSLQTLWLSGNRLQTLPTGFFPKGHFFMYVFLTENPWHCDCNLRYLQAWIRQNSGSVYQPERGLGKTKVEVAPKKVVCQSPDEHQLKPVINFKHNCPNVGDVDEEEEDEYGDEEETMEKAPMVTFSPPHPSITKEQTTMPHAVTWPPLATSRPPLSTPCSSTLAPSTSLAMPASTRAPSTTIPAPTSPTVTPTETPSTAAVVTEAPASTPHTPTTLVSATSLPTTVGSRPLSTSSHPQTTLTASTTNTRATPIVSTGMVFTTSTAVPSTATPEASSTVRSSSPPLTSTTPVVSTTVLSTHAPTPPATLDTTRFTQPAPLPVCPCSIPGLAVPVLRSRVGGEGPQWGQWVLRNCCLLHWVLYLASLALLVLTVLALAGWLAWMCLVRRPFWHKSLQTQEVQYPLRRWRESTESPVMYLESPLRRPTFCTIREVELCPEVTYCTIKDLGMQRSPPASSSFCTTKELWVHHSSPNASFRSFSRKLKVTNLSSLRSPSAYSLDRGVKAIGDVRVKYAGNTL; this is encoded by the exons ATGGGTTTGGCTGCTCAGGAAGCCGCAGCTCCCTTCCCACAGCTGTGCGTGCTGATAGAGGGTCTGGGCAGCCCCCCTGCTAGCGCTGCCGCCAGAGCAGCGCCTGGTCcttgggcaggagggaggcaaAGCGGCAGGAGAGCAAATGCTGGACGGTCCACAG CCATGCAGGTCCCTGCCCTACTCCTGCTCATCCTCCCggccctgctgcccccagctgGCACTACCGACCCAAGCCAGCCCTGCCCGTCGGAGATGAACAGCGTCAAGGACCTCCTGGAGGTGAACTGCACAGGGCAGGGTCTCAGCACGGTGCCCGCAGGCCTACCTGAGGACGCAGGCATCCTGCTGCTCAATGCCAACCACCTGGTGTCCCTCTCCACCGAGGTCTTCCAGAACCTCATCAACCTGCAGGACCTCGACCTGTCCAACAACCGTCTGGTGTCTCTGCACATCAAGCACCCGCTGCAGAGCCTGAAGGAGCTGATCCTCTCCCACAATGAGCTGggggccctgcctgccctgaaGGGCCTGCCCAAGCTCACCCACCTGGCTGTGGCCAACAACAGCCTGGTGACACTGGCCCCGAGGTCTTTCAGTGCCGTGCCACACCTGAAGGACCTGGACCTGCGAGGGAACCAGCTGCGGACGCTGCCCCAGGAGGTCTTTGCGGGGCTGACGGCCCTCGAGGACTTGGACATCTCAGACAACCACCTGGAAGAGCTCcccaaggagctgctgcaggatctGCAATCGCTGCAGACCCTCTGGCTCTCAGGCAACCGCCTGCAGACTCTGCCCACTGGCTTCTTCCCCAAGGGGCACTTCTTCATGTATGTCTTCCTCACTGAGAACCCCTGGCACTGCGACTGCAATCTGCGCTACCTGCAAGCCTGGATCCGGCAGAACAGTGGCAGCGTCTATCAGCCGGAGCGGGGCCTGGGGAAGACAAAGGTTGAGGTTGCCCCCAAGAAGGTGGTGTGCCAAAGCCCCGACGAGCATCAGTTGAAGCCTGTCATCAACTTCAAGCACAACTGCCCCAACGTGGGGGATGtggatgaggaggaagaggatgaatATGGTGATGAGGAAGAAACAATGGAGAAAGCTCCCATGGTCACCTTCTCCCCCCCACATCCATCTATCACCAAAGAACAAACTACCATGCCCCATGCTGTTACCTGGCCTCCCCTCGCTACCAGCAGGCCTCCCCTCAGCACCCCTTGTAGCTCCACCCTTGCCCCAAGCACTTCACTTGCGATGCCTGCAAGCACCAGAGCTCCCAGTACCACCATTCCTGCGCCAACCAGTCCCACCGTCACACCCACAGAgacccccagcactgctgccgtTGTCACTGAAGCCCCCGCCAGCACCCCGCACACTCCCACCACCCTTGTCTCTGCTACCTCACTGCCAACCACTGTGGGCAGCAGACCTCTCAGCACCAGCAGCCATCCCCAAACCACCCTCACCGCCAGCACTACCAACACCCGTGCTACTCCCATAGTGTCCACTGGCATGGTTTTCACCACCTCCACGGCAGTACCTTCTACTGCCACACCAGAGGCCTCTTCCACTGTCAGATCTTCATCTCCTCCTCTGACGTCAACCACGCCGGTGGTCTCCACCACCGTGCTTTCCACTCATGCCCCAACGCCGCCAGCAACCTTGGACACCACACGCTTCACCCAGCCTGCACCTCTCCCCGTCTGCCCGTGCTCCATCCCAGGACTGGCCGTACCTGTGCTGCGCTCGCGGGTAGGTGGGGAGGGTCCGCAGTGGGGGCAGTGGGTGCTGAGGAACTGCTGCCTATTGCACTGGGTGCTCTACCTGGCCTCCTTGGCTCTGCTGGTCCTGACCGTGCTGGCTCTGGCAGGCTGGCTGGCGTGGATGTGTCTGGTGCGACGGCCCTTCTGGCACAAGTCCCTGCAGACCCAAGAGGTGCAGTATCCACTGAGGAGGTGGAGGGAGTCAACAGAAAGCCCCGTGATGTATCTCGAAAGCCCCCTCCGGCGCCCCACGTTCTGTACCATCAGGGAAGTAGAGTTGTGCCCTGAGGTCACTTACTGCACGATTAAAGACCTGGGAATGCAACGCAGTCCTCCTGCAagttcctccttctgcaccaCAAAGGAGCTGTGGGTCCACCATAGTTCTCCGAATGCTTCATTCAGGTCTTTCTCCAGGAAACTGAAGGTCACAAACCTCAGCTCCCTGAGGTCCCCTTCTGCTTACAGCCTGGACAGGGGTGTCAAGGCCATCGGTGATGTCAGAGTGAAATATGCTGGCAACACCTTGTAA
- the GP1BA gene encoding platelet glycoprotein Ib alpha chain isoform X2 — protein MQVPALLLLILPALLPPAGTTDPSQPCPSEMNSVKDLLEVNCTGQGLSTVPAGLPEDAGILLLNANHLVSLSTEVFQNLINLQDLDLSNNRLVSLHIKHPLQSLKELILSHNELGALPALKGLPKLTHLAVANNSLVTLAPRSFSAVPHLKDLDLRGNQLRTLPQEVFAGLTALEDLDISDNHLEELPKELLQDLQSLQTLWLSGNRLQTLPTGFFPKGHFFMYVFLTENPWHCDCNLRYLQAWIRQNSGSVYQPERGLGKTKVEVAPKKVVCQSPDEHQLKPVINFKHNCPNVGDVDEEEEDEYGDEEETMEKAPMVTFSPPHPSITKEQTTMPHAVTWPPLATSRPPLSTPCSSTLAPSTSLAMPASTRAPSTTIPAPTSPTVTPTETPSTAAVVTEAPASTPHTPTTLVSATSLPTTVGSRPLSTSSHPQTTLTASTTNTRATPIVSTGMVFTTSTAVPSTATPEASSTVRSSSPPLTSTTPVVSTTVLSTHAPTPPATLDTTRFTQPAPLPVCPCSIPGLAVPVLRSRVGGEGPQWGQWVLRNCCLLHWVLYLASLALLVLTVLALAGWLAWMCLVRRPFWHKSLQTQEVQYPLRRWRESTESPVMYLESPLRRPTFCTIREVELCPEVTYCTIKDLGMQRSPPASSSFCTTKELWVHHSSPNASFRSFSRKLKVTNLSSLRSPSAYSLDRGVKAIGDVRVKYAGNTL, from the coding sequence ATGCAGGTCCCTGCCCTACTCCTGCTCATCCTCCCggccctgctgcccccagctgGCACTACCGACCCAAGCCAGCCCTGCCCGTCGGAGATGAACAGCGTCAAGGACCTCCTGGAGGTGAACTGCACAGGGCAGGGTCTCAGCACGGTGCCCGCAGGCCTACCTGAGGACGCAGGCATCCTGCTGCTCAATGCCAACCACCTGGTGTCCCTCTCCACCGAGGTCTTCCAGAACCTCATCAACCTGCAGGACCTCGACCTGTCCAACAACCGTCTGGTGTCTCTGCACATCAAGCACCCGCTGCAGAGCCTGAAGGAGCTGATCCTCTCCCACAATGAGCTGggggccctgcctgccctgaaGGGCCTGCCCAAGCTCACCCACCTGGCTGTGGCCAACAACAGCCTGGTGACACTGGCCCCGAGGTCTTTCAGTGCCGTGCCACACCTGAAGGACCTGGACCTGCGAGGGAACCAGCTGCGGACGCTGCCCCAGGAGGTCTTTGCGGGGCTGACGGCCCTCGAGGACTTGGACATCTCAGACAACCACCTGGAAGAGCTCcccaaggagctgctgcaggatctGCAATCGCTGCAGACCCTCTGGCTCTCAGGCAACCGCCTGCAGACTCTGCCCACTGGCTTCTTCCCCAAGGGGCACTTCTTCATGTATGTCTTCCTCACTGAGAACCCCTGGCACTGCGACTGCAATCTGCGCTACCTGCAAGCCTGGATCCGGCAGAACAGTGGCAGCGTCTATCAGCCGGAGCGGGGCCTGGGGAAGACAAAGGTTGAGGTTGCCCCCAAGAAGGTGGTGTGCCAAAGCCCCGACGAGCATCAGTTGAAGCCTGTCATCAACTTCAAGCACAACTGCCCCAACGTGGGGGATGtggatgaggaggaagaggatgaatATGGTGATGAGGAAGAAACAATGGAGAAAGCTCCCATGGTCACCTTCTCCCCCCCACATCCATCTATCACCAAAGAACAAACTACCATGCCCCATGCTGTTACCTGGCCTCCCCTCGCTACCAGCAGGCCTCCCCTCAGCACCCCTTGTAGCTCCACCCTTGCCCCAAGCACTTCACTTGCGATGCCTGCAAGCACCAGAGCTCCCAGTACCACCATTCCTGCGCCAACCAGTCCCACCGTCACACCCACAGAgacccccagcactgctgccgtTGTCACTGAAGCCCCCGCCAGCACCCCGCACACTCCCACCACCCTTGTCTCTGCTACCTCACTGCCAACCACTGTGGGCAGCAGACCTCTCAGCACCAGCAGCCATCCCCAAACCACCCTCACCGCCAGCACTACCAACACCCGTGCTACTCCCATAGTGTCCACTGGCATGGTTTTCACCACCTCCACGGCAGTACCTTCTACTGCCACACCAGAGGCCTCTTCCACTGTCAGATCTTCATCTCCTCCTCTGACGTCAACCACGCCGGTGGTCTCCACCACCGTGCTTTCCACTCATGCCCCAACGCCGCCAGCAACCTTGGACACCACACGCTTCACCCAGCCTGCACCTCTCCCCGTCTGCCCGTGCTCCATCCCAGGACTGGCCGTACCTGTGCTGCGCTCGCGGGTAGGTGGGGAGGGTCCGCAGTGGGGGCAGTGGGTGCTGAGGAACTGCTGCCTATTGCACTGGGTGCTCTACCTGGCCTCCTTGGCTCTGCTGGTCCTGACCGTGCTGGCTCTGGCAGGCTGGCTGGCGTGGATGTGTCTGGTGCGACGGCCCTTCTGGCACAAGTCCCTGCAGACCCAAGAGGTGCAGTATCCACTGAGGAGGTGGAGGGAGTCAACAGAAAGCCCCGTGATGTATCTCGAAAGCCCCCTCCGGCGCCCCACGTTCTGTACCATCAGGGAAGTAGAGTTGTGCCCTGAGGTCACTTACTGCACGATTAAAGACCTGGGAATGCAACGCAGTCCTCCTGCAagttcctccttctgcaccaCAAAGGAGCTGTGGGTCCACCATAGTTCTCCGAATGCTTCATTCAGGTCTTTCTCCAGGAAACTGAAGGTCACAAACCTCAGCTCCCTGAGGTCCCCTTCTGCTTACAGCCTGGACAGGGGTGTCAAGGCCATCGGTGATGTCAGAGTGAAATATGCTGGCAACACCTTGTAA